In Ruminococcaceae bacterium BL-6, a genomic segment contains:
- a CDS encoding exported protein of unknown function (Evidence 5 : Unknown function), whose amino-acid sequence MKIKQKCLSLLLALTMVLGTAFSTTAFAEEDGEGTSSVAPAEDWEGPAGAPSALEADDEQEFIFPFTTTGAELSGLELDIYLGNDEDGGTVDLENRGEGENYSEEYKEAIQLNLNADKDSVIKNDEDSSINLDTLQSYEGSAHQEEIKGLLISLKAKLAENGFTEDQSAAAIKKWIAFYEAAGVEFGHEPSTSTGAETIAEITAGSVERVKSSVSYQADNSDEKEKGTWTLTLNTKKLLDAGFTDIQFLVKAQAQEGETVVSWGNNNYNALGKGEPKAYLYTITEPGDDGEITDETALKKAIEKASNGDTIMLGGDVDVSESIVIDKPLTLDGDGYTIKAADGSTFTANLGDDPACVLSVTADDVAIQDVTIDCNVDNVTIAPNETTGGGKADNTTYAGIYIQQKTGVELSDVTVKNLKKDGYSWNEGNAFYGIYINEEDHKKQGTNGSFSYTKAQTSVTVDNLTFDSTLAGVYVRPARATATATGEVDENTPLLEVGSEGVTLKNSVLPSSPILVQLRTTQTDSKSAIDAAKKYVQFSDGDSDNWVAAWLGNLGINQRVAFAPDSVFYSADLELEEDEQLPLMPQSTPEEIQKAITWSSGSKDVATVQNGVVTPLSKGKANITATIGTGDQAITAIVMINVLDNGETPALYSIGGKVDAGETGASVSGITVDLYAADDTEHEAPLASATTDENGKYSFTDKVAAGEYVVVVAASEGKYAESTASVTVNDADVTNADITLVKETSTDDHDNDHHKNSGGSGSGSGSSGRGGRTVIVSGTAPDNKPVVTVENDPQGKPVVTVGARPLPNAKPLTAADIAKKAADGTLNATVNPNGVWDGRTVGAKNIALVIDTKEATLAPGGSYQLGVSAFAGPAGSTLRVRASRDGFVTITANPDGTYTITSNKPVSGLYILVEILDANGNVVGHSSMKLDAAAGLGVKHVENKAATIV is encoded by the coding sequence TTGAAGATCAAACAGAAATGCCTTTCCCTGCTGCTTGCGCTGACCATGGTCCTCGGCACCGCTTTCAGCACCACGGCGTTTGCGGAGGAGGATGGGGAAGGAACCTCGTCAGTCGCCCCGGCAGAGGATTGGGAAGGTCCGGCGGGAGCACCTAGCGCATTAGAAGCAGATGATGAACAAGAATTTATTTTCCCGTTTACAACCACCGGTGCTGAGCTTTCGGGATTGGAACTTGACATTTATTTAGGTAACGACGAAGATGGCGGCACAGTTGATTTAGAAAACAGGGGCGAAGGGGAAAATTATAGCGAAGAGTATAAAGAGGCAATACAGCTTAATCTCAACGCGGATAAAGATTCCGTTATTAAAAACGATGAAGATTCTTCCATCAACTTAGATACCTTGCAAAGTTATGAAGGGTCGGCCCACCAAGAAGAAATAAAAGGGTTATTAATCAGTTTAAAAGCGAAATTAGCGGAAAATGGTTTTACAGAGGATCAGTCTGCAGCGGCAATTAAAAAGTGGATTGCATTCTATGAGGCGGCCGGCGTGGAATTTGGTCATGAGCCATCCACGAGTACGGGAGCAGAAACAATAGCAGAAATTACAGCAGGCTCCGTCGAGAGGGTAAAAAGCAGCGTTTCCTATCAGGCTGACAATAGTGATGAGAAGGAAAAAGGTACATGGACGCTTACGCTGAATACGAAAAAGCTTCTGGACGCCGGTTTCACCGACATCCAATTCCTTGTTAAAGCCCAAGCCCAAGAAGGGGAGACGGTTGTGTCCTGGGGCAATAACAACTACAATGCGCTAGGGAAAGGTGAGCCCAAGGCTTATCTCTATACGATCACCGAGCCCGGAGATGATGGTGAAATCACAGACGAAACCGCTTTGAAAAAAGCGATCGAAAAGGCCAGCAATGGCGATACCATTATGCTCGGCGGTGATGTTGACGTTTCCGAATCAATTGTCATCGATAAACCGCTTACCCTCGATGGAGACGGTTACACAATCAAGGCTGCCGATGGCAGTACATTCACCGCAAATTTAGGGGATGACCCTGCCTGCGTCCTTTCCGTAACCGCTGATGACGTTGCCATTCAAGATGTCACGATTGACTGCAATGTTGACAACGTTACAATAGCACCGAATGAGACTACCGGCGGCGGAAAAGCGGACAATACCACTTATGCGGGTATCTACATCCAGCAAAAAACCGGTGTTGAATTGTCAGATGTAACGGTCAAAAATCTGAAAAAAGACGGTTACAGCTGGAATGAGGGTAATGCTTTCTATGGGATTTACATTAACGAGGAAGACCATAAAAAGCAGGGCACGAATGGCTCTTTTTCCTATACTAAGGCACAAACTTCTGTGACGGTTGATAATCTTACCTTTGACAGCACGCTTGCCGGGGTTTATGTAAGGCCCGCCAGAGCAACAGCAACAGCAACAGGTGAGGTTGATGAAAATACTCCTTTGCTGGAGGTGGGTTCTGAGGGCGTTACTTTAAAGAACAGCGTGTTGCCTTCCTCGCCCATTTTGGTTCAGCTGCGTACAACGCAGACAGATAGCAAAAGCGCCATTGATGCAGCGAAAAAATATGTTCAGTTCAGTGACGGCGATTCTGATAACTGGGTGGCGGCTTGGTTAGGTAATCTGGGAATAAATCAACGGGTTGCCTTTGCGCCCGACAGCGTTTTCTATTCCGCGGATTTGGAGTTAGAGGAAGATGAACAGCTTCCCTTAATGCCCCAGAGCACACCGGAGGAGATACAAAAAGCCATAACATGGTCAAGTGGTTCGAAGGACGTCGCAACAGTTCAGAACGGCGTCGTTACTCCCCTCAGCAAAGGTAAAGCCAACATTACCGCGACCATCGGTACGGGGGATCAGGCCATAACCGCAATTGTAATGATCAATGTCCTTGACAATGGTGAAACCCCTGCTCTGTATTCCATCGGCGGAAAAGTGGATGCCGGTGAAACAGGGGCTTCCGTAAGCGGAATCACTGTCGATCTGTACGCCGCCGACGATACGGAACATGAAGCCCCTCTCGCCAGTGCGACTACCGACGAGAACGGTAAGTACTCTTTCACAGATAAGGTGGCGGCTGGAGAATATGTAGTCGTAGTTGCTGCTTCCGAAGGCAAATATGCTGAATCTACGGCAAGTGTCACTGTCAACGACGCTGATGTGACCAACGCCGACATCACTCTGGTGAAAGAAACCTCCACCGACGATCATGATAACGACCACCACAAGAATAGCGGCGGCTCCGGCTCCGGAAGCGGAAGCTCCGGCAGAGGCGGCCGTACGGTGATCGTAAGCGGCACGGCCCCCGACAACAAGCCGGTGGTCACTGTCGAGAACGATCCGCAGGGCAAGCCCGTCGTCACGGTAGGCGCAAGGCCCCTGCCGAACGCGAAGCCGCTGACCGCGGCGGACATCGCCAAAAAGGCGGCGGACGGCACCCTGAACGCCACAGTGAACCCCAACGGGGTTTGGGATGGCAGAACAGTAGGCGCGAAAAACATCGCGCTGGTGATCGACACGAAAGAAGCGACGCTTGCCCCCGGCGGCTCCTATCAGCTGGGCGTCAGCGCTTTCGCCGGCCCGGCGGGCAGCACGCTGCGCGTCAGGGCGTCCCGCGACGGATTTGTGACGATTACAGCGAACCCGGACGGCACCTACACGATTACGTCCAACAAGCCGGTCAGCGGCCTCTATATCCTCGTGGAGATTCTCGACGCCAACGGAAACGTGGTCGGGCATTCCTCCATGAAGCTGGACGCCGCGGCGGGCCTTGGCGTCAAACATGTGGAGAACAAGGCTGCGACGATCGTATAA
- a CDS encoding AP endonuclease, family 2, with amino-acid sequence MKLGLNLSFATKRWLNPEKLAEMCKRDFGVRYIQFTWDLIDPWWPEAQRDALAQRYQKAFREQGLEITATFGGLASYTYAQLLAPTKEEREISYAFFKRAIDMTAAMGVDVIGTPIGGMTHEDAVDPARRNELYHIALDYLRKLAEYGREKGIKEIQIEATPLATEFPHSPKESLHLMKDLDGTTAIPVKLLIDWGHALYKPLLKEEADMELWLKTCAPYIGAIHIQQTDGMLDRHWDFTKEGIVTPDLIKKATKNAGAENIIQYLEVVTAFEEFDDVVYENMKKSMEFLKDVFK; translated from the coding sequence ATGAAGCTGGGGTTAAATCTTTCGTTTGCGACAAAACGCTGGTTGAATCCGGAAAAGCTGGCAGAGATGTGCAAAAGGGATTTCGGAGTCCGATATATTCAGTTCACTTGGGATTTGATCGACCCCTGGTGGCCGGAGGCGCAGAGGGATGCGCTCGCTCAAAGATATCAGAAAGCCTTTCGGGAGCAGGGGCTCGAAATAACCGCGACCTTCGGCGGATTGGCCTCTTACACTTATGCTCAGCTCCTGGCGCCCACAAAGGAAGAAAGGGAAATTTCCTATGCTTTCTTTAAAAGGGCAATCGACATGACGGCTGCAATGGGTGTCGATGTCATCGGAACACCGATCGGCGGAATGACCCATGAAGACGCGGTGGACCCTGCAAGAAGAAACGAGTTATATCATATTGCGCTGGATTATCTGCGCAAGCTGGCTGAGTATGGCAGGGAGAAAGGCATAAAGGAGATTCAGATCGAAGCGACGCCTTTGGCCACCGAATTCCCCCACAGCCCCAAAGAGTCTTTGCATCTGATGAAGGATCTGGATGGTACGACTGCGATCCCCGTCAAGCTGCTGATCGACTGGGGGCACGCCTTGTACAAGCCTTTGCTCAAGGAAGAAGCGGATATGGAACTATGGCTGAAAACCTGCGCCCCCTATATCGGCGCGATTCATATTCAGCAGACGGACGGTATGCTGGACCGCCACTGGGATTTCACAAAGGAAGGGATCGTCACTCCCGATTTAATAAAGAAAGCGACCAAAAATGCAGGGGCAGAGAATATCATTCAATATCTTGAGGTCGTTACCGCATTTGAAGAATTTGACGACGTCGTATATGAAAATATGAAAAAATCGATGGAATTTCTAAAGGATGTTTTTAAGTAG
- a CDS encoding protein of unknown function (Evidence 5 : Unknown function), protein MKIRRNQYKPAAVFREKRAAESAYSGLEPLFFDTFTQMSTGYGSLRGNGIAVSWKLLLD, encoded by the coding sequence ATGAAAATAAGACGAAATCAATATAAGCCTGCAGCCGTTTTCAGAGAAAAAAGAGCAGCCGAATCCGCTTATTCCGGACTTGAGCCGCTCTTTTTTGATACGTTCACACAGATGTCCACCGGTTATGGCAGCCTTCGGGGAAACGGAATCGCTGTTTCGTGGAAGCTGTTACTTGATTAA
- a CDS encoding protein of unknown function (Evidence 5 : Unknown function) yields the protein MSLFSEQLRGLIQERGLKIYAFAAGCGTDRTLIHKILKGDRLPADRSVVEKFASVLLLDPKETERLMQNYKIARMGERVYARRRAVSEFFANVDPPTPCEEEPLVPQDHPRRILSGGTVYGKLEVNYLVKTVLEEEASRGNGRIQVLAQPEYPFLLEQLALVGIRHRDLCIQHIICLENSLKEKNSIYNLNCLRSIMPIIAAGCKYSPWYYYDSVGSHFGNTCVMPYLILTRSLAVTISSDGSCAAVFDAPEYRELYRRVFNGLLEKSSSLTEVFHHPLEQTEYYIRMCAGYEYVEYDFMPDPCLLFFADREMFLRYLSPELAADKAFLKSIPAYFKHTLGAQRMRNIKSVYFSDTGLRRFLSVGRITEIPDEYYTPLSLPDRYLLLRRMYEAALKGDYHPVLIDSKKLKISENLCTYLFRGGAACFVYAAPGRDYTVFSVTEKSIFSALQDFFSYLPESGNTFSEKETLSFLKNVLESGTFAEEV from the coding sequence ATGTCGTTGTTTTCGGAGCAGCTGCGCGGCCTGATTCAGGAGCGCGGCCTGAAAATCTATGCCTTTGCGGCAGGGTGCGGCACAGACCGCACCCTGATCCACAAGATTTTAAAAGGAGACCGTCTGCCGGCGGACCGTTCCGTCGTGGAAAAATTCGCGTCCGTCCTTTTGCTGGACCCAAAGGAGACGGAACGGCTGATGCAAAATTACAAGATCGCCAGAATGGGGGAAAGAGTTTACGCCCGCCGCAGGGCGGTGTCGGAATTTTTCGCAAATGTTGACCCCCCGACCCCCTGTGAAGAAGAGCCTCTCGTTCCGCAGGATCACCCGCGCCGAATTCTTTCCGGCGGCACGGTTTACGGAAAGCTGGAGGTAAACTATCTGGTCAAAACCGTGCTGGAGGAAGAAGCCTCGCGCGGGAACGGCCGGATTCAGGTGCTGGCACAGCCGGAATACCCTTTTCTGCTGGAACAGCTCGCTTTGGTCGGGATCCGCCACAGGGATCTTTGCATCCAACACATCATCTGCCTGGAAAACTCTTTAAAAGAAAAAAACAGTATCTACAATCTGAACTGTCTGCGCAGCATCATGCCGATCATCGCCGCCGGATGCAAATATTCCCCCTGGTACTACTACGACAGCGTCGGCAGCCATTTTGGGAATACCTGCGTCATGCCTTATCTGATTCTGACGCGCAGCCTCGCGGTGACCATTTCTTCCGACGGCTCCTGCGCGGCCGTTTTCGACGCGCCGGAGTACCGGGAGCTTTACCGGCGCGTCTTTAACGGCCTGCTGGAAAAATCGTCTTCGCTGACGGAAGTCTTCCATCATCCACTGGAGCAGACCGAGTACTATATCCGGATGTGCGCAGGCTATGAATATGTGGAATACGATTTTATGCCGGACCCCTGCCTCTTGTTTTTTGCGGATCGCGAAATGTTTCTGCGCTATCTGTCCCCCGAACTTGCAGCGGACAAAGCTTTTTTAAAGTCGATTCCGGCCTATTTTAAGCACACTCTGGGAGCGCAGCGAATGCGGAATATCAAGAGCGTCTATTTTTCCGACACGGGGCTGCGGCGCTTTCTCTCTGTCGGCAGGATCACGGAAATTCCCGATGAATATTACACTCCGCTTTCCCTGCCGGACCGTTATCTGCTTTTGCGGCGCATGTACGAGGCGGCGCTGAAAGGAGATTACCACCCCGTGCTTATCGATTCCAAAAAGCTGAAAATTTCGGAAAACCTCTGTACTTATCTCTTTCGCGGCGGAGCCGCCTGCTTTGTCTACGCCGCGCCCGGCCGCGACTATACGGTGTTTTCCGTGACGGAAAAAAGCATTTTCTCCGCACTTCAGGATTTTTTCTCTTATTTGCCGGAAAGCGGGAATACTTTCTCTGAAAAAGAGACCCTTTCGTTTCTGAAAAACGTTTTGGAAAGCGGCACATTCGCGGAGGAAGTCTAA
- a CDS encoding 6-phospho-3-hexuloisomerase: protein MKETAKTILRELSQVFDRVDETEVEKFKSEILNANRIILIGVGREGLATRAFTMRLMHLGLDSHWIWDDTTPAIRRGDLLIATSGCGEIGHIHYVAEKARHNGARVALVTGDPDKKTAKIADTVLFVPAAVYLGTADVVPSIQPMGNLFEQSLFILFDIIIMDLTQKLGITKAKMEANHRNLE, encoded by the coding sequence ATGAAGGAAACGGCAAAAACGATCCTAAGGGAGCTGTCTCAGGTATTCGACCGGGTGGATGAAACAGAGGTTGAAAAATTCAAAAGTGAGATTCTGAATGCCAACAGGATTATTCTGATCGGAGTTGGCAGAGAAGGATTGGCCACAAGAGCCTTTACGATGCGCCTGATGCATCTGGGGCTTGACAGCCATTGGATTTGGGATGACACGACACCCGCTATCCGCAGGGGGGATTTACTGATCGCCACATCCGGCTGCGGTGAAATAGGCCATATCCATTATGTCGCCGAAAAGGCCAGGCATAACGGGGCACGTGTCGCTCTGGTCACAGGGGACCCCGACAAAAAAACGGCAAAGATCGCAGATACCGTCCTGTTTGTTCCGGCAGCGGTATATCTGGGAACGGCAGATGTGGTCCCTTCCATCCAACCCATGGGCAACCTGTTCGAACAGAGCCTGTTTATCCTGTTCGACATCATCATTATGGATCTGACCCAGAAGTTGGGCATCACCAAAGCCAAAATGGAAGCCAATCACAGAAACCTTGAATAA
- a CDS encoding conserved membrane protein of unknown function (Evidence 4 : Unknown function but conserved in other organisms), whose amino-acid sequence MNKERLKTLWALFLIFFKAGTFTFAGGLAMLPVIEKDVVEKYRLMPREDFLEDATLSQTLPGVVALNCASFVGRYAAGTAGMLAAGFGATFSAFVIMLAATILLQFIPQHGPVVGAFRGIRAASAALVLSAAFSLGRFNLKSIFGVAVMLAAFALILFANINSLIVILAAGVIGCLFQWIMRRRKGQTK is encoded by the coding sequence ATGAATAAAGAACGTCTGAAGACATTATGGGCATTGTTTCTGATCTTTTTTAAGGCGGGCACGTTCACCTTTGCGGGCGGACTTGCCATGCTGCCGGTGATTGAAAAGGATGTCGTGGAAAAATACCGTCTGATGCCGCGGGAGGATTTTCTGGAGGATGCCACCCTTTCGCAGACGCTGCCCGGCGTAGTGGCCCTGAACTGCGCGTCCTTTGTGGGCAGGTACGCGGCGGGGACGGCCGGCATGCTGGCCGCGGGATTCGGCGCCACTTTCTCCGCATTCGTCATCATGCTCGCTGCGACTATCCTTTTGCAGTTTATCCCGCAGCACGGGCCGGTCGTCGGCGCGTTCCGCGGCATCCGCGCCGCTTCCGCCGCGCTGGTGCTTTCGGCCGCCTTTTCGCTGGGGCGGTTCAACCTGAAAAGCATTTTCGGCGTTGCGGTGATGCTGGCTGCGTTCGCGCTGATTTTGTTTGCAAATATCAACTCCCTGATCGTGATTCTGGCCGCCGGCGTGATCGGATGCCTGTTTCAGTGGATCATGCGCCGCAGAAAGGGGCAGACGAAATGA
- a CDS encoding Phosphoglycerate dehydrogenase — translation MKCLIIDAVHSSISEELSKYMQVDTHMLPTQAELAKLIPDYDALVMRVDPAINKEILDAAKKLKVIGVCAVGLNHVDLDAAKAKGIQVFNAPGLNANAVAELTISKMLDLSRHTIPANADVKVNHKWDKYKFVGRELRGKTLGILGFGRIGRRVGELARAFKMDVVAYDPYLKSEDFEKGHAKGMSIDEVLKVSDFVTIHMPLTPETKNLFNAESIAKMKPDAAVLNMSRGGIVNEHDMYEALKAKKIGGYASDVMENELAAGGLSEGAGFVSPLFDCDNFIVTPHLGAQTVDASRDIGEYITGKLKETLNLH, via the coding sequence ATGAAATGTCTCATTATTGACGCTGTCCATAGCTCTATTTCGGAAGAGCTGAGCAAGTACATGCAGGTCGACACCCACATGCTCCCCACCCAGGCGGAGCTGGCCAAGCTGATCCCCGACTATGATGCGCTGGTCATGCGCGTGGACCCCGCCATCAACAAGGAGATTCTGGATGCCGCAAAGAAGCTGAAGGTCATCGGCGTATGCGCCGTCGGCCTGAACCATGTCGACCTGGATGCCGCCAAGGCGAAGGGCATTCAGGTGTTCAATGCCCCGGGCTTGAACGCCAACGCCGTGGCCGAGCTGACCATCTCCAAGATGCTGGATCTGTCCCGCCACACCATTCCCGCCAATGCCGATGTCAAGGTCAACCACAAGTGGGACAAATATAAGTTTGTGGGCCGCGAGCTGCGGGGCAAGACGCTGGGCATTTTGGGATTTGGCCGCATTGGGCGCCGTGTGGGCGAACTGGCCCGCGCTTTCAAAATGGACGTGGTGGCCTACGACCCCTATCTGAAGAGCGAGGACTTTGAAAAAGGGCACGCCAAGGGCATGAGCATAGACGAGGTGCTGAAGGTCTCCGACTTTGTCACCATCCACATGCCGCTCACCCCAGAGACCAAGAACCTGTTCAACGCCGAATCCATTGCCAAAATGAAGCCGGACGCCGCAGTGCTGAACATGAGCCGCGGGGGCATTGTCAACGAGCATGATATGTATGAGGCCCTGAAGGCCAAAAAGATCGGCGGCTACGCCTCCGACGTGATGGAAAACGAGCTGGCGGCCGGCGGCCTGTCCGAGGGCGCTGGATTTGTCTCGCCCCTGTTCGATTGCGACAACTTCATCGTCACTCCTCATCTGGGAGCTCAGACCGTGGATGCATCCCGCGATATCGGCGAATACATCACCGGCAAGCTGAAGGAGACTTTGAACCTTCACTGA
- the rpiB gene encoding Ribose-5-P isomerase B yields MKLAIGCDEAAYDLKVEIIKHLKSRNIEVTDFGADAGVAVLYPDIGIKVAEAIARGDFERGILLCGTGIGMSISANKVPGIRAAVCHDPYSAERSRKSNNAQIMCMGARVIGVELAKYLVDIWLNCDFSGGGSTAKVKRIMEYENKTKSI; encoded by the coding sequence ATGAAATTAGCAATTGGATGCGACGAAGCCGCCTATGACTTAAAAGTCGAGATTATCAAGCATCTGAAATCCAGAAATATCGAAGTGACCGATTTCGGCGCGGATGCGGGGGTAGCCGTATTATATCCCGATATCGGCATAAAGGTGGCGGAAGCCATCGCAAGAGGAGATTTTGAAAGGGGAATTCTGTTATGCGGAACGGGAATCGGCATGTCGATTTCCGCAAACAAGGTTCCGGGGATCCGAGCCGCCGTATGCCATGACCCATATTCGGCGGAGCGTTCCAGAAAAAGCAACAACGCTCAGATCATGTGCATGGGTGCACGCGTAATCGGAGTGGAACTGGCAAAGTATTTGGTGGATATTTGGCTAAACTGCGACTTTTCAGGCGGCGGCTCCACCGCGAAGGTGAAGCGAATTATGGAATATGAAAATAAGACGAAATCAATATAA
- a CDS encoding Chromate transporter, translated as MILECLKLLFVFLKIGFVGFGGGYAMLSMIMTESRQFSVTVQQFADLTALDMVVPGPIAINAATYVGYLSTGFWGSLSATVGVSLPSFILVTLYMRLAARFRDNRIMDDFLYGVKPAAVGLIAAAAATIASGVLLNPGADLSALFSDPFGTVSVFLLIIFAATAVCNIRFRINPILLTVLAGVAGAIWLR; from the coding sequence ATGATTTTGGAATGTTTGAAGCTGCTGTTTGTCTTTCTGAAAATCGGGTTCGTCGGCTTTGGCGGCGGATACGCGATGCTGTCGATGATCATGACCGAGTCCCGGCAGTTTTCCGTGACCGTCCAGCAGTTTGCGGACCTGACCGCGCTTGATATGGTGGTGCCCGGGCCCATCGCAATCAATGCAGCCACTTATGTGGGATACCTGAGCACCGGCTTTTGGGGCTCGCTGTCCGCTACGGTCGGCGTATCGCTTCCGTCGTTTATCCTTGTGACGTTATATATGCGCCTGGCGGCGCGCTTCCGCGACAACCGGATCATGGATGATTTTCTCTACGGGGTCAAGCCGGCCGCGGTCGGCCTGATTGCGGCGGCGGCCGCGACGATCGCTTCGGGTGTGCTCCTGAACCCCGGCGCGGATTTGTCGGCGCTGTTTTCCGATCCGTTCGGAACGGTGTCCGTTTTCCTGCTGATTATTTTTGCCGCCACAGCCGTCTGCAATATCCGGTTCCGGATCAATCCGATTTTGCTGACCGTGCTCGCGGGCGTCGCGGGCGCGATCTGGCTGAGATAA